In the Numida meleagris isolate 19003 breed g44 Domestic line chromosome 5, NumMel1.0, whole genome shotgun sequence genome, one interval contains:
- the LOC110399382 gene encoding pulmonary surfactant-associated protein A1-like, giving the protein MLSYSFCVFAAAVALLMPCHAQNCAGAPELPSIPGVSRLPGLGGLNRYFGSLLWPSRKEKLPERHWLQGQQGLSTSFDAELHNVLLNLRQRFLQLEGVLALNGKITTVGEKIFASNGKEVNFSSALESCEETGGTLATPMNEEENKAIMGIVKQYNRYAYLGIKESDTAGQFKYMNGTPLNYTNWQQSEPNGKGTERCVEMYTDGNWKDRKCNLYRLTICQY; this is encoded by the exons ATGTTGTCTTACTCATTCTGCGTGTTTGCAGCAGCAGTTGCTTTGCTAATGCCTTGTCATGCACAGAACTGCGCAGGAGCTCCTGAGCTACCCAGTATCCCTGGAGTTAGCAGACTGCCTGGTCTGGGAG GTCTCAATAGATACTTTGGAAGCCtattgtggccttccagaaAAGAGAAGCTTCCTGAACGTCATTGGTTACAAGGACAACAAG GTCTATCTACTTCTTTTGACGCTGAACTCCACAATGTTTTGCTGAATCTAAGACAACGATTTCTCCAACTTGAAGGAG tGCTTGCTTTGAATGGGAAGATAACAACAGtaggagagaaaatatttgcCAGCAATGGGAAGGAAGTCAATTTTTCATCTGCACTAGAATCCTGTGAAGAGACTGGAGGAACTCTTGCAACTCCCATGAATGAGGAGGAGAATAAAGCTATTATGGGTATTGTGAAACAGTATAACCGATACGCTTACTTGGGCATTAAAGAGAGTGACACTGCAGGTCAATTTAAGTACATGAATGGCACACCTCTGAATTATACCAACTGGCAACAGTCTGAACCTAATGGCAAAGGGACAGAACGATGTGTAGAGATGTACACTGATGGAaactggaaagacagaaaatgcaacCTGTATCGCCTCACAATCTGTCAGTATTAG